In Xyrauchen texanus isolate HMW12.3.18 chromosome 45, RBS_HiC_50CHRs, whole genome shotgun sequence, a single window of DNA contains:
- the si:ch211-266a5.12 gene encoding uncharacterized protein si:ch211-266a5.12 isoform X2: MASMASALQYLFLFLTIGIPVYKCAAVFQNANCVPDEHVPCFDLSMVAKIAKNVSKDMIAADGENILLKHNSFDKIRKKKELHGCVLHKIIDFFQDVLVETERRLFEQHRGEANHLELIYIMDQLRNCVYKVKKGCDNLYQKADTMANLKVLKNLKPKQVAILQLQKLKYAKERVA; this comes from the exons ATGGCGAGTATGGCCAGTGCATTGCAATATTTATTTCTGTTCCTCACAATTGGAATTCCAGTGTACAAGTGTGCGGCGGTATTCCAAAATGCCAACTGCGTACCAGATGAACATGTCCCATGTTTTGATTTGAGCATGGTGGCAAAAATAGCCAAGAATGTCAGCAAGGATATG ATAGCTGCAGATGGTGAGAACATCCTCCTGAAGCACAATTCCTTTGACAAAATTCGCAAAAAG AAAGAGCTTCATGGCTGTGTCCTACACAAAATCATCGACTTCTTTCAAGATGTTCTTGTTGAGACAGAGAGGAGATTGTTTGAACAGCACAGAGGAGAAGCAAACCATCTTGAGCTTATATACATCATGGATCAACTCAGGAACTGTGTATATAAG GTTAAAAAAGGATGTGATAATCTATATCAGAAAGCTGACACAATGGCAAATCTAAAG GTTTTGAAAAATTTGAAGCCAAAACAGGTAGCCATCTTACAGCTACAGAAACTTAAGTATGCAAAAGAGAGGGTAG cttga
- the LOC127637735 gene encoding interferon gamma 1-like gives MIEQQVMVFFWGVCLLTSGWMTYADASIPENLDKSIDELKTFYIKDDRELHNAHPIFLRALKDLKGKLEESEQKLMMSIIMDTYSRIFIRMQNESQDEAMKERLEHVQEHMKKLQENYFPGKSAELKTYAETFWAIKENDPIVQRKALFEMKRVYREAIQLRSLKNKDRRRRQAKIIRRQKS, from the exons ATGATTGAGCAACAGGTGATGGTCTTTTTCTGGGGAGTATGTTTGCTGACTTCTGGATGGATGACTTACGCCGATGCCAGCATCCCTGAAAACTTGGACAAGAGCATCGATGAgcttaaaacattttat attAAAGATGACCGCGAACTGCACAATGCACACCCCATCTTCCTGCGGGCCCTTAAAGACTTAAAGGGGAAACTTGAG GAAAGTGAACAGAAGCTGATGATGAGTATTATTATGGACACTTACAGTAGGATCTTCATTCGCATGCAGAACGAGAGCCAGGATGAAGCTATGAAAGAGAGACTGGAGCACGTTCAAGAGCACATGAAAAAACTGCAAGAGAACTACTTCCCAGGCAAAAGTGCTGAGCTCAAGACATATGCAGAAACATTCTGGGCAATCAAG GAAAACGACCCGATTGTCCAACGCAAGGCATTGTTTGAGATGAAGCGAGTCTACAGGGAAGCAATACAGCTGAGAAGCCTGAAGAATAAAGACCGCAGGAGACGACAAGCCAAAATCATCAGAAGGCAAAAGTCTTAA
- the si:ch211-266a5.12 gene encoding uncharacterized protein si:ch211-266a5.12 isoform X1 — MASMASALQYLFLFLTIGIPVYKCAAVFQNANCVPDEHVPCFDLSMVAKIAKNVSKDMIAADGENILLKHNSFDKIRKKKELHGCVLHKIIDFFQDVLVETERRLFEQHRGEANHLELIYIMDQLRNCVYKVKKGCDNLYQKADTMANLKVLKNLKPKQVAILQLQKLKYAKERLEDVNIQDRAMDELKLLHFYMHGKGFRENMND, encoded by the exons ATGGCGAGTATGGCCAGTGCATTGCAATATTTATTTCTGTTCCTCACAATTGGAATTCCAGTGTACAAGTGTGCGGCGGTATTCCAAAATGCCAACTGCGTACCAGATGAACATGTCCCATGTTTTGATTTGAGCATGGTGGCAAAAATAGCCAAGAATGTCAGCAAGGATATG ATAGCTGCAGATGGTGAGAACATCCTCCTGAAGCACAATTCCTTTGACAAAATTCGCAAAAAG AAAGAGCTTCATGGCTGTGTCCTACACAAAATCATCGACTTCTTTCAAGATGTTCTTGTTGAGACAGAGAGGAGATTGTTTGAACAGCACAGAGGAGAAGCAAACCATCTTGAGCTTATATACATCATGGATCAACTCAGGAACTGTGTATATAAG GTTAAAAAAGGATGTGATAATCTATATCAGAAAGCTGACACAATGGCAAATCTAAAG GTTTTGAAAAATTTGAAGCCAAAACAGGTAGCCATCTTACAGCTACAGAAACTTAAGTATGCAAAAGAGAGG cttgaagatgtgaATATCCAGGACAGAGCAATGGATGAGCTGAAATTGCTCCATTTCTACATGCATGGAAAAGGCTTCCGAGAAAATATGAATGACTGA